The sequence below is a genomic window from Uranotaenia lowii strain MFRU-FL chromosome 2, ASM2978415v1, whole genome shotgun sequence.
ataagatttggatttattgaaaagaattaattttttttttaaatctggaattaattttgaaaactttaactacaggatttaaattatgaattttaaaataataaatgataatttttgaacttgttttttatcctcaggtgaaaattcagctggagtttttatttaacattatttacacatatattgaaaattcttcaaatttaaaggtAGAAGATAAAACAGCAGTTGATCATATAATTTacgagctcttggtttgacGGAAGCGGCTTATTTTTGACTCGGCTTTGGCATTTTCTACTTTATATATGTCTTCAGACCCATCTTTATCTTGGCACGTTGGACGGTGCTGAAAGGATATCCCACTTTTTGGCCACATTCTGAACTTAGGCACTCTTCTTCGTGGCataagcacgcatgactttccggtctgaagttttgtccaccggacccgatTTGTGCCCAGATATTCTAGAAGCttctatttataaaaaaaaaatgcaggaatgacagttaatatttttataggatttatttttatttttattaaaatgtggaacttttaaaagaaaaccgTGATCAAACTGAACTCCAAAAATTCTATAAGATAACTGGTGACTCCAgcgatgtttttttaaaacaaatattcaacCTTGATATCCAAGTTCCTACACTGAACTCATGATTCTGAGTCGAATCACTTAAGTCATTCCATTCTGAAATTCGTGGTTCTATTCTGTTTTCTTTCCTTTCTATTTTCCAGAATCACCTCAAAGTGCTCAACATCAAAAAGTTGAAACTGTCCAACATGGCCGCCCTCGAGCCATTATGGAAACTAGAAGTTCTGCTAGCATCCGAGAATACCTTCAAATCAACGGAAGATTTAACACCAGTCATCAGTGCCCTCTACTCCTTGCGAGTTCTGGACCTTCAGGGATGCGTTGCTCAAAAGGACGTCCATTATCGCGAGAAAGTTACTGCCGCGGCGGGTCATAAACTATGTAGGTTTTaacgaatttgaaaaataaagttggaatcatttttttttgtaattttcagtaTTGCTCGACGGAAAAATGATTTCCCAGTCAACGAGAAACTtcatcaaaaactttcaaatgattAAACAGGAAAAGAAACGCCGTGCCATGGCCGAATGTGCGGAAAAAGTCAAAACTGCAGACGGCGGCACCGGAGCTAGTGACACCTCGCTTGGCAGCCACTTTCCGGCCAACTCGCTGCTGCAGGTTTCCACCCGGAGAGCCTTCTGTACCCGGACTCCTCGAAAGCCGGTTCTTCGCTCCCCGGTTCTGATGAAAACGATGTCCGCCCCATTTACCGATGAGCTCACGCTGTCCGGCATTCGAGAGCTGGCCCCCTCGGCACTGGAAGTGGGTGGCCATTCAACACCCGTTATGCTCCAGGGGAAGCTGTTCCGTACCGAGGTACCGGTCTTCAAGGAAAAGATTCGGATCCAGCGGAAGGTGCAGTCGTTGCCATCGATTGAATGAATAAATTAGAAAGATAGAAAGAAGGTTGATTTCATCGTAGCAGTTTTGAAGTCAGGTTCAAAACGTCAAAACGTGTTAATTCAATCGTTTGTATTGAATCGGTTTGGTGTGATAATAAAATGCGTGCAATAATAAATTAGTAGTTTTGGAGAATCaatcatgttttaaaaactaaagAATATTGCCTTTTGATTTAATCATTAAAGAAcaaatcattatcatcatcttTGATGAAGGAACTAATTATTTCGATCATATCTTTCATAATATGATTGAGTATTATATCAAAAAAACAAAGTGGACATCGTTGAATTTAAACAAATCCGTTAACAAGAAATAACCGTCAATTTAAATTACCATCTCATCAGTACCCCTCGTTCGGTGGCCTTCATTGAACGTCTTCATTGGGCACCCAAAGAACTCATTCCGCTTTGCCAGTGTGAGAGCTGtcaatcgaatgaaaaatttaaaatcgcacGCACACACATATGATGATGACCACCCTCTTTCATGTTTTGGGCCCATTCAAGTGACAAGCACGGATCTGCTGGTGGAAGGGAACGGCGAAAGTTGTACGGCCGAATGAATGAAAGAACAGTAATTTTTACACTCGCCAAAAGGAGCGAATGAGCAACTTGTGTGTGACTCCTTGTGTGTTGGTAAGAGAATTTGGCATTTAACTTCAATGAAAAGAGGAAAAACTCTTGGAATGGCTAGTGTGGCcaacataaatttcaaattcctaaacATCTTAATCTAAATAAGTCGGTAAATTAAAAATCGATAATACATAaggtaatttttcaaatgaaatacagaccccgttcgtttttggcaacatgctcgaacattttgtgttgccaaaatcgaatgttgccaaaatcgaacggtttttttctgaaacttttttctcttaactttacaaaataactatttttattatcattaacgttattttaagtcaatttccgaccatttttagtttttttaatagttttttttctcaggtttttgatgcattttgcactacttttgttttgtttataatctttgtttttttttttgtaatttttgctgattttgtcattcttcatcatttttaagatgattttgacatttttagtcttttgtatgtatttgtttttaatttttttaaatttttcatttttttgtaatttttgagtactttataaattttataaaaaacttttgtatttgttgttgtattctatcaccacttctgaacgtaaaaacgttttttcgatgtttgtctaaattatattggtcctgttatagagtaaactaaaaggtaatgtcgcttctaaaaaccgttcgattttggcacatgtgccaaaatcggatgttgccaaaatcgaatgttgccaaaattgaataatgccaaaaacgaacggggtctgtattggaaaaaaaacaattaagttaaaaaacacATCTGTCGGATTCGGTGATGCTGAAGTTCAGAAGCACAACCGAAAGCATCTATAGCCTCGAAAAATCGTCAATAGACTGACCATTTACGTTGGTCGTTACTCGTTCGTGTTTTTCCGTTAATCGTCCTTTTCGTTCGTCCTTCTCTTTCATTCATGCACTCATCGCATTCATGCGACTCTCAATTTCTTGCACGCTTAGAAAATAGTCAGCAATAAATACCATTTTCTACACTGATCATTTTAGCTTGctcatctgtatcctacaatCTCCCTTGCCTCTACTCTCCAAGAGAAGTATTGAGTAGTATTTTAAAGGGATTTCCCGCTGGTATATAAATAGTAGTAACCTATTGTGTTTTACAAGAATGAAACAACTTTTCAGCAACAATTTGTGATGTATAAGGTAACTTTGAAAATCAGCGAAAAGTTATCCCGTTTCACCGCTGTAGTAACCGTgattattcaatattttcagAGCTTTACAAAATCTGACTTGCTTCATAGGATGTCTGATTTTCCAGTTCctctctttcatttttttctctaacaATTCCgtttacattaaaattaaactttaaacgaTGGCAGAATTTTGACCATCAACCATGCATAAAAAATCTTTCATCTAATAACATTCatgatttgaaatcaaatacgtATTTTTCATCTGATCAACCTACTTTTTACACGCAAcggaaaaaaaggaattttaaatatttttgctcctaggacaaatcaaaattattttgtttctaaTCCGTTTTCCTTTactttatagaatttttttaaacctctggaattaattttttttaaatcaaaatcaattttgttttagttcaAATATTAAGTTTTATCTCAGcatacatttcttttttttttcataaccacgattcgaaaatagaaaaaaaattgattacaataatttaaaccgttttttttttggttttaaagaaCTGAATTGTAAAGTGCGCTatgcatttttttaagcatCCTTCTTTCCTCCAGTTCacaattaatatttaaaacattcatTTAACACAATTGAtggcttttgatattttttgagaaaaaacgaTAATCAGAACACCTCTGCATTTTATCAACCGAGAATATGAAGAATCGAGCGTTGGAGTGGTTGGAGTGCAAAGACTTCTGATAATAATACAGCAAGtgtcaacttttcaaaattctttcttcaatttcggattctgtatacCGATATATGTTTCTATACAGACTAAGGCCCATGAATTGTTGGATTCAGAATTCCATTTATGATTAGAAGCTCGGATattacttcttttttttatattttaaattgtttttttttttggattcataGATTTGTAGCTCTAATAAGTAGTTTGGATTCTTAGtttacctttaatttttttcaaaactcatacTTGTATAAATCATAGACGTTTTTATATATTGAATTCAGACACAGATTCGGAAAGAAATTTACGGTCAGAAATATGTTTACTTTTAAGATTCAGgttcatattcatattccaGCTAGGAATATCTTACTTTCTGTAGTAATCAAATCTTTGATGTCATTATTTATCATTGCAAATTCAGTATTCACATTTGACGTTTGTTAATTCCGGTTTTAGACTTGAATTCATCTGATCATACAGCTTCGTAGTCTCATACAGCATACAGCTTCGTAGCCTCAATAAGTCTATTCAACTAACAAACTCAAATTTCTCGTCTCATACCCATTCCGTTTCAAGACTGTACAACTCTGGTTCTATTATAGAtataaaatatgattcaattAGGTTCCAGTGCTCTTTtctttgtattttgaattcCCAGACTTAAGGGTTTAGATTCAAATTGAAATCTGTTTCGATTCGTAGATACAAGTTGTTGTTCAAATTCAGATCTCAAGTACTATTATTCTTGAATAGATATATTAAGTTTAAAGACTCAAATTTTGGGTATCATACCTATTCAGATCTCAGATAATAACGATTGTTACTCTAATTGTTCAACTGCAGTTTCAGTATTCGaattcacatattttttttgtaatagttACGTATTCTAGATTCCCAGAAAATTATTTACGTTTATGCCTTTTTGGATTCCGACACGAATTCAAATAGGAATTCATTTTCAGAACTAGTTTTGGATGATCAAATATAGGTCCTTTTAAATCCAAATCCCGAATACCATTATTCCgagataggtttttttttttatctttaccaCAAATTTGAGATTTCTTGATAGAAGCTTGATATTAAAGACATCCAACATAACTTAAATCAAATTTACGATGAAACCTGTTGTAACAGATTTCGACTTTAGATTCggatgcagatttcagatttgttGTCTCAGTTTCATTCGAAATTCAGAGAAAGTATATTgatgagttatttaaaaaaaatcgagtctAGTTCCGAAGCtaagataat
It includes:
- the LOC129748869 gene encoding protein phosphatase 1 regulatory subunit 42-like, with protein sequence MKQKKIAKKQSSTLTHIYQNDKNLTQINTIYPTKRVLVLYLHNNQIGKVENLSQFVHLTHLYLQWNNIRKIENLEGLRNLKQLYLGYNKLTRLENLEGLTKLEQIHVERQQLDGIPAARFEFDPDCMKSLANHLKVLNIKKLKLSNMAALEPLWKLEVLLASENTFKSTEDLTPVISALYSLRVLDLQGCVAQKDVHYREKVTAAAGHKLLLLDGKMISQSTRNFIKNFQMIKQEKKRRAMAECAEKVKTADGGTGASDTSLGSHFPANSLLQVSTRRAFCTRTPRKPVLRSPVLMKTMSAPFTDELTLSGIRELAPSALEVGGHSTPVMLQGKLFRTEVPVFKEKIRIQRKVQSLPSIE